From the Plasmodium vivax chromosome 5, whole genome shotgun sequence genome, one window contains:
- a CDS encoding hypothetical protein, conserved (encoded by transcript PVX_088895A), whose amino-acid sequence MPQWGAGNSRAIEARMRKKMEKDKKQKELEEKKLDEYWKDDDKKAQAKIQRKMEAESKRQQKLDRKKELRELYGEEEKALKSNKESKTTSSKVTQAQILQRLIEEKKKEMQEDKKKKENLNVHEMELEDNINHIQRDEINDYDEYINATGIDNVISALDNVSFEKTKKVKVAYKKFEEENLPLIKEQYKGLKLSQFKQILWKQFKKSPDNPMNQRD is encoded by the exons ATGCCGCAATGGGGGGCCGGAAATTCGAGGGCGATCGAGGCCAGGATGAgaaagaaaatggaaaaagacAAGAAGCAGAAAGAgctggaggagaagaagttggATGAGTACTGGAAGGACGATGATAAGAAGGCCCAGGCGAAAATTCAGAGGAAG ATGGAAGCCGAAAGTAAAAGACAACAGAAACTTGAcaggaaaaaagaattaaggGAATTATacggagaagaagaaaaggcgCTCAAATCAAACAAAGAAAGT AAAACCACCAGTTCCAAGGTGACCCAGGCGCAAATCTTGCAAAGGCTCAtcgaggagaagaagaaagaaatgcaggaggataagaagaagaag GAAAACCTTAACGTGCACGAGATGGAGCTGGAGGACAACATCAACCACATCCAGAGGGACGAGATTAACGACTATGATGAGTATATAAATG CAACCGGAATCGATAACGTCATTTCTGCGTTGGACAACGTCTCATTtgaaaaaaccaaaaaagtgaaagtt GCCTATAAAAAATTCGAGGAGGAAAATCTGCCGCTTATTAAGGAGCAGTACAAGGGGTTGAAGCTCTCCCAGTTTAAGCAAATATTGTGGAAGcag tTTAAGAAGTCGCCCGACAATCCGATGAACCAGAGGGATTAA
- a CDS encoding hypothetical protein, conserved (encoded by transcript PVX_088905A), producing the protein MELYDEEIYDRASVNVSVILNDDIKEEIIENLRHNMKDRNVKISSYDYGSIHKINCCAGEAADGGEGGGGHAMLMHAWLKKMKVASSVVIFCVDWQGIANEGGEDGVSAGEGSAGEGPSLESTGQVYAVQEAPIQPGDPQPPRACVQNAAFMSQVNKDLMERIEEINAIIMRRKKICKIVVLVILPENTQNTEQYIKYISLLNSKNISAIFITLGLKEIHNKIKKLENLLRDCINAFFKQHIITFEGKAGQNILTFFNYNFKKAYVLEILERYDESMKIYVNLCKVFYEHAGENTFPDKLTFFKYVIFFNSVSIRMIYIYLFFKDFKKAIHHIYTHNKIIYLALMRRGGEEEGEVGEAGAEEGARDIPTSGGKHSQVTSIYGITGCSDLITSLTCWDNFRGDAPSGEENHPSNESVHLMYDLTMKEYLYYNLLSCVYLYFCRIVKNLSMNRKDTVLYGMYCCFCVYYMLKARRKRDKIVEAFSPTTQFDSYFKICPVSVLHNFVQNFLIEMYITISANQISSLFRLVIYFLCLIYYERGNYRFCLYLLLSFYGSREDSSVLSAIGEGALREGVCPLGELHSLLGEISAKRSYERTRNSHTHEPMLLLTLSCMGRLLHPGKWGSAADGPPSKEEPLSIKEHQHLFIQICFEYLNDLIKNNKKREEKKFRDFFSKYCESINGEGVSPPEEPPTISIRNICVKLYCLIKPHGIASHLEIKNGTHVDFPFLPFIGISMDNHISFYKLSFSDKFDGVIFATAEGVKDVGVNGESVLDCIAREGALIKERHCTSDSLESASWKGYSLGEKNMVSFFFPGGEKNQIEVNYVDLYLSISCNIVRMRIHQVGVSILREKFLERVPPEVGSVDEGKPPREEALNDGTIGGAIDGAIHGTIDGTSDAPSREPPPKEPNREERKIFQVKVTKEGREESSFYKLKEGVYLKDYVNKIPRNGKKQFFRKALTKYVHYFVYCWKDVLYLNEYNPVYIFVRCSKYVKTFEFLFSYDCEGEDHLLVYLLTREGSVVGVRRVCRDQRVALLVGGEQVCRLAQGGGSSDGSSDGSSYDSSDSSNGQDDLFHEGSADASREHPGETTRLFLNQEEVKELVMDEALQELLSHRVSGEVDSKLSHPEKDVFFFQVEREENRLSAKRSGGKLYGRSNFCNECCMSYGMRRGRKNGGPGRPNGHANRGRNDFPFYVSGAEKLMCVPLLVRPTGGSKHVNVNFDFCFRSAAFEDRLKYPGRYSVEPSVITMVTRIARGGGPLEGEEEGEEEEENGGLKRNTINGGVTHGGAINGGVTNGGATEVSAPTSSPNDFQGDLQLLSHRKEEKTNGWRNNAVQYYLYVHNNNAHGIIVEEVRGGKFKGTVEVTHKSTYCNFVKENHPEGGGIIINYRFNVRDFFFPFNKMWRNIIRALVVKVPPDERMGDRGGIYYPPVNEVKKSKIRIDLIYERTAKCNEVFVVESVITNETNITEEVIIFLYDRKRGGGRGRGEKGREEGVLVKNGWDEPDGVQSSKKVHEFRYRTEQEYYNNSNNNSNNNNNSTSESSSDSSALSSDDLEHLIDQDSYMSDGTNDPFSKKTYIITGGRIMKNILLPYQSIRLRWSFIVFTHGFVTLPSVLIKRKTKIKNNVNVFASANVELFVV; encoded by the exons ATGGAGCTGTACGACGAGGAAATCTACGATCGGGCGAGTGTAAACGTTAGCGTAATTCTGAACGACGACATAAAGGAGGAGATAATAGAAAATTTGAGGCACAATATGAAGGACAGGAATGTGAAGATAAGCAGCTACGATTATGGCAGTattcacaaaataaattgttgCGCGGGTGAAGCGGCAGATGGGGGCGAGGGGGGAGGTGGACACGCCATGCTGATGCACGCTTGGCTGAAAAAGATGAAGGTGGCTTCGTCCGTTGTGATATTTTGCGTGGACTGGCAGGGGATTGCTaatgaggggggggaagacggGGTCTCCGCTGGGGAGGGGTCAGCCGGGGAAGGTCCTTCTTTGGAGAGTACAGGCCAAGTGTACGCCGTCCAGGAGGCTCCCATCCAACCGGGTGACCCGCAGCCCCCCCGCGCGTGCGTGCAGAACGCAGCCTTCATGAGCCAAGTGAACAAAGACCTGATGGAGCGAATAGAAGAAATAAACGCAATAATcatgaggaggaaaaaaatctgcaaaaTTGTCGTGTTGGTGATCCTGCCagaaaacacacaaaacacAGAACAGTACATCAAATATATTAGCTTGCTAAATTCGAAAAACATCAGCGCGATCTTTATCACATTGGGGCTAAAGGAAATacataacaaaattaaaaaattagaaaatcTTCTGAGGGATTGTATTAATGCCTTTTTTAAGCAACACATAATTACCTTCGAGGGGAAAGCCGGACAAAATAtactcactttttttaattacaattttaagaAGGCATACGTTTTGGAGATCCTAGAACGGTATGATGAGAGTATGAAGATTTACGTGAATCTATGCAAagttttttatgaacatgcAGGTGAAAATACGTTTCCGGACAAACTCACCTTTTTCAagtatgtcatttttttcaactcaGTCAGCATTCggatgatatatatttatctgtTTTTTAAGGACTTTAAGAAGGCCATTCATCATATTTACACGCACAATAAAATTATCTACTTGGCGTTGATgcggcgggggggggaggaggagggagaagtgggAGAAGCGGGTGCAGAAGAGGGTGCACGAGATATACCCACCAGTGGGGGGAAACATTCACAGGTCACTTCCATCTATGGCATAACCGGTTGCTCTGATTTGATCACCTCTTTGACCTGTTGGGATAACTTCAGAGGAGACGCACCCAGTGGAGAGGAAAACCACCCCTCGAATGAAAGTGTCCACCTCATGTACGACCTCACGATGAAGGAGTACCTGTATTACAACCTACTGTCATGTGTCTACCTCTACTTTTgcagaattgtaaaaaactTGAGCATGAACCGAAAGGACACTGTGCTGTATGGGATGTACTGCTGCTTCTGCGTATATTACATGTTGAAGGCGCGCAGGAAGAGGGACAAAATAGTGGAGGCCTTTTCTCCTACGACCCAATTTGACAGCTACTTTAAGATATGCCCCGTTTCAGTCCTACATAACTTTGtgcaaaactttttaattgaaaTGTATATCACCATTAGCGCCAACCAGATTAGCAGTTTGTTTCGACtcgtcatttattttttgtgtttgATTTATTACGAACGGGGGAACTACCGCTTTTGCTTGTACTTGTTGCTGTCGTTTTATGGCAGCCGGGAGGACTCCTCCGTTTTGAGTGCAATCGGCGAGGGAGCCTTGAGGGAGGGGGTCTGCCCCTTGGGCGAGTTGCACTCTCTGTTGGGGGAGATATCGGCGAAGCGGAGCTACGAGCGCACTCG CAACTCACACACGCACGAACCCATGCTGCTTCTCACGCTGAGCTGCATGGGCCGCTTGCTGCACCCGggaaaatggggaagcgcCGCAGACGGACCCCCCTCGAAAGAAGAACCGCTTAGCATCAAGGAGCACCAACACCTGTTCATCCAAATATGCTTCGAGTATTTAAACGATTTAATaaagaacaacaaaaaaagagaagagaaaaaatttaggGACTTTTTCTCCAAGTATTGCGAAAGCATAAATGGAGAAggggtctccccccccgaggaaCCACCCACCATATCGATACGAAATATCTGTGTGAAGTTATACTGTTTGATTAAACCCCATGGGATTGCCTCAcatttagaaataaaaaacgggACCCACGTggatttcccctttttgccatttaTAGGCATCTCTATGGATAACCATATATCCTTCTACAAGTTATCCTTTTCTGACAAGTTTGATGGAGTCATTTTTGCCACAGCGGAGGGTGTGAAGGATGTTGGAGTGAATGGCGAAAGTGTGCTTGACTGCATAGCGAGGGAGGGTGCTCTCATTAAGGAGCGTCATTGTACGAGTGACTCACTTGAGAGCGCCTCTTGGAAGGGGTACTCcttgggggagaaaaacatggtgagttttttttttcctgggggggagaaaaaccaAATAGAAGTTAACTACGTCGATCTGTATTTGAGCATTTCTTGCAACATTGTGCGGATGCGAATTCACCAAGTTGGTGTATCCATTTTGAGGGAGAAGTTCCTCGAGAGGGTTCCCCCCGAGGTGGGCAGCGTAGATGAAGGGAAACCTCCCCGGGAAGAGGCCCTAAATGATGGCACGATTGGTGGTGCGATTGATGGTGCGATCCATGGCACGATTGACGGCACGAGTGACGCTCCGTCGAGAGAACCCCCCCCGAAGGAACCAAACagagaggaaagaaaaatctTCCAAGTAAAAGTGACCAAAGAGGGAAGGGAAGAATCATCTTTTTACAAACTGAAGGAAGGAGTGTACCTAAAAGATTACGTGAATAAAATTCCCAGAAATGGAAagaagcaattttttcgcaAGGCGCTAACCAAGTATGTGCATTATTTTGTGTATTGTTGGAAGGACGTTCTTTACCTAAACGAGTATAACCctgtgtacatttttgtgaggTGCtctaaatatgtaaaaacatttgagtttcttttttcttatgaCTGTGAGGGGGAGGATCATTTGCTTGTTTATTTGTTGACGAGGGAGGGCAGTGTTGTGGGGGTGCGCCGGGTGTGCAGAGATCAAAGGGTTGCGTTGTTGGTGGGGGGCGAGCAGGTCTGCAGGTTGGCGCAGGGGGGTGGCAGCAGTGATGGTAGCAGTGATGGAAGCAGCTATGACAGTAGTGATAGCAGCAACGGTCAGGACGATCTCTTCCACGAGGGGTCCGCAGATGCCAGCCGCGAACACCCCGGGGAAACCACGCGGCTATTTCTCAACCAGGAGGAAGTGAAAGAATTGGTCATGGACGAGGCCCTTCAAGAGTTACTATCGCACCGTGTCAGTGGAGAAGTAGACTCCAAGTTAAGCCACCCAGAAAAGGAtgtgttcttttttcaaGTGGAACGGGAGGAAAACCGTCTTAGTGCTAAGCGCAGCGGGGGGAAGCTCTACGGCAGAAGCAACTTCTGCAACGAGTGCTGCATGTCGTATGGAAtgagaagggggagaaaaaatggggggccGGGCAGACCAAATGGTCATGCCAATCGAGGAAGAAACgatttccccttttacgtAAGCGGCGCTGAGAAGCTGATGTGCGTCCCTCTTCTTGTACGCCCAACCGGGGGGAGCAAACACGTGAATGTCAATTTTGACTTTTGCTTTAGAAGCGCCGCCTTCGAGGACCGGCTGAAGTACCCAGGCAGGTATTCCGTGGAGCCGTCCGTCATAACGATGGTCACGCGGATTGCCCGTGGAGGGGGCCCCCTagaaggggaggaggagggagaagaggaagaagaaaacggaGGTCTAAAAAGGAACACTATAAATGGGGGTGTCACGCATGGGGGAGCCATAAATGGGGGAGTGACGAATGGGGGCGCCACCGAGGTGTCCGCTCCTACGTCCTCACCGAACGACTTCCAAGGCGACTTGCAACTTTTAAGCCATCGTAAGGAAGAGAAAACCAACGGGTGGAGGAACAACGCAGTGCAGTACTACCTATACGTACACAACAACAACGCGCATGGAATCATCGTTGAGGAAGTGAGGGGAGGGAAATTCAAAGGAACCGTGGAGGTAACTCACAAGAGTACCTACTGCAACTTTGTAAAAGAAAACCATccagaagggggaggcatTATCATAAATTACCGCTTTAACGTTagggacttttttttcccttttaacaaaatgtgGAGGAACATCATCCGTGCACTTGTGGTGAAGGTGCCTCCTGACGAGAGGATGGGCGACAGGGGGGGGATTTACTACCCCCCAGTGAACGAGGtgaaaaagagcaaaataaGGATAGACCTCATTTATGAAAGAACTGCAAAATGTAACGAAGTGTTTGTCGTCGAATCGGTGATTACTAATGAGACGAATATCACCGAGgaagttataatttttttgtacgaCCGGAAGAGGGGTGGTGGGCGCGGTCGAGGGGAGaaaggaagggaagaaggTGTCCTTGTGAAAAACGGTTGGGACGAACCCGACGGCGTGCAGAGCAGCAAAAAAGTGCACGAATTTAGGTACAGAACTGAGCAGGAATACTATAATAATAGTAACAATAATagtaacaataataataacagcACATCCGAGAGCAGCTCCGATTCTTCTGCCCTCTCATCGGACGACTTGGAACATTTAATTGACCAGGATAGCTACATGTCCGATGGCACAAATGACCCTTTTAGCAAGAAGACGTATATTATAACGGGGGGGAGGATAATGAAGAACATTTTGCTGCCGTACCAGTCCATTAGGCTCAGATGGTCCTTCATTGTTTTCACGCACGGATTTGTCACTCTTCCCAGCGTGCTAATCAAGCGCAAGACCAAGATAAAGAACAACGTCAATGTGTTCGCCTCCGCTAATGTAGAGTTGTTCGTGGTGTAG